A genomic segment from Propionibacteriaceae bacterium ZF39 encodes:
- a CDS encoding dynamin family protein — MASSRLQEALTELRQAVASAQLPLQLPGTDEQARAVREMTAQLDDYILPRLATIDAPLLAVVGGSTGAGKSTLVNSLVGRVVTRPGVIRPTTKAPVLVHHSRDRHWFDNERILPGLSRTTGQSNDQRELQLVTEDTIPPGLAILDAPDVDSVVEENRRLAAQLLAAADLWLFVTSAARYADAVPWEFLLHAAERSAAVAVVLDRVPPAAMGDIPAHLGQMMTERGLGNSPLFAVPETTVDEEGLLPDSAVSPIRTWLATLAADAATRQQVVHQTLDGAIGALTARTPALTAALDDQHGILAQLREDADKSYAEAVRAVNVQTADGTLLRGEVLTRWHDFVGTGEIFRVLDQKIGWLRDRVLNFFRGTPAGAEKVTVAVESGLEALLREEGEAAAERAEAAWRGNPAGRALLDQVKGDLSRSSRDYASDAARTIRDWQSAVLDIVADEGMEKRSQARFLAFGVNTIGVALMIVVFAYTGGLTGAEVGVAGGTAALAQRVLEAVFGDDAVRRLAKKAKADLDGRVEGLMAAELRRFHEILDAIEVDPDRAEAIRKATAAVEAARSGDGLPTPEGGVAAELAPEDLPERQRVELRIAEERAAAERDGLPHRAAPAELGTGEQVGAPYGLEAAPGDVVDAEIVEPVRREEDR, encoded by the coding sequence GACGGCTCAGCTCGACGACTACATCCTGCCCAGACTGGCCACCATCGACGCTCCACTCCTTGCGGTCGTCGGCGGCTCGACCGGTGCGGGCAAGTCGACTCTGGTCAACTCCCTGGTCGGCCGGGTCGTCACGAGGCCCGGGGTGATCCGGCCCACGACCAAGGCACCCGTGCTCGTCCATCACAGCCGCGATCGGCACTGGTTCGACAACGAGCGCATCCTGCCCGGGCTCTCCCGCACGACCGGTCAGTCCAACGATCAGCGTGAGTTGCAGCTCGTGACCGAGGACACGATCCCGCCCGGGCTGGCGATCCTGGACGCACCCGACGTCGACTCCGTCGTGGAGGAGAACCGTCGACTTGCGGCCCAGCTGCTCGCCGCCGCCGACCTGTGGCTGTTCGTCACGTCCGCGGCTCGGTACGCCGACGCCGTGCCGTGGGAGTTCCTGCTGCATGCCGCGGAGCGCAGCGCCGCCGTCGCCGTGGTGCTCGATCGCGTACCTCCGGCCGCCATGGGCGATATCCCCGCCCACCTCGGCCAGATGATGACCGAGCGCGGTCTCGGCAACTCGCCCCTGTTCGCCGTGCCGGAGACCACGGTCGACGAGGAAGGACTGCTGCCCGACTCCGCCGTATCGCCGATCCGCACCTGGCTCGCCACCCTCGCCGCCGATGCTGCGACCCGCCAACAGGTCGTGCACCAGACGCTCGACGGGGCGATCGGGGCGCTCACCGCGCGTACGCCTGCGCTCACCGCAGCCCTCGACGACCAGCACGGAATCCTGGCGCAGCTGCGCGAGGACGCCGACAAGTCGTACGCCGAGGCCGTGCGCGCCGTGAACGTGCAGACCGCCGACGGCACCCTGCTGCGCGGCGAGGTGCTCACCCGCTGGCACGACTTCGTCGGCACAGGCGAGATCTTCCGCGTCCTCGACCAGAAGATCGGCTGGCTGCGCGACCGGGTGCTGAATTTCTTCCGGGGTACGCCGGCCGGCGCCGAGAAGGTCACCGTCGCCGTGGAGTCGGGTCTCGAGGCACTGCTCCGCGAGGAGGGGGAGGCAGCCGCCGAGCGTGCCGAAGCGGCCTGGCGCGGCAACCCGGCCGGGCGGGCATTGCTCGATCAGGTCAAGGGTGACCTGTCGCGCTCCTCGCGGGACTATGCGTCGGATGCCGCCCGGACCATCCGCGACTGGCAGAGCGCCGTCCTCGACATCGTGGCCGACGAAGGCATGGAGAAGCGGTCCCAGGCACGCTTCCTCGCGTTCGGCGTCAACACGATCGGCGTGGCGCTCATGATCGTCGTGTTCGCGTACACAGGCGGCCTCACCGGTGCCGAGGTCGGCGTCGCCGGCGGCACTGCGGCCCTGGCTCAGCGCGTGCTGGAGGCGGTGTTCGGTGACGATGCCGTACGCCGGCTGGCCAAGAAAGCGAAGGCCGACCTCGACGGACGGGTGGAGGGCCTGATGGCAGCGGAACTGCGGCGCTTCCACGAAATCCTCGACGCCATCGAGGTCGACCCCGACCGCGCCGAAGCGATCCGGAAGGCCACCGCTGCCGTCGAGGCGGCACGCTCCGGAGACGGACTGCCGACGCCCGAGGGCGGCGTCGCGGCCGAGTTGGCTCCGGAGGACCTGCCGGAGCGCCAGCGCGTCGAGCTGCGGATCGCCGAGGAGCGGGCGGCGGCCGAGCGGGACGGGCTTCCGCATCGAGCCGCGCCGGCCGAGCTCGGAACGGGCGAGCAGGTCGGGGCTCCCTATGGTCTCGAGGCTGCGCCGGGTGATGTGGTGGATGCCGAGATTGTCGAACCGGTGCGACGTGAGGAGGACCGCTGA
- a CDS encoding single-stranded DNA-binding protein, translated as MDSIVSVNGRLGTNVDYRAGEDRKPYASFRLAYSPRLRRADGSWEDGPTNWVTVKCWNMLATNADMSLSKGQPVVVVGKLRVKDYANENGVVRYDTIIEAQSIGHDLNLGVSRYVRLERERVESDPAAMDAPKPEEGSAYDEDGPADDYTMEHVMEGYAEPVG; from the coding sequence ATGGATTCAATCGTCAGCGTGAACGGACGTCTCGGAACCAACGTCGACTACCGGGCCGGTGAGGACCGCAAGCCCTATGCGAGTTTTCGACTCGCCTACAGCCCACGGCTGCGCAGGGCGGACGGAAGCTGGGAGGACGGGCCCACCAACTGGGTCACGGTGAAATGCTGGAACATGCTCGCCACCAACGCTGACATGAGCCTCAGCAAAGGCCAGCCGGTCGTGGTGGTCGGCAAGCTTCGGGTGAAGGACTACGCGAACGAGAACGGGGTCGTGCGTTACGACACGATCATCGAGGCCCAGAGCATCGGCCACGACCTGAACCTGGGCGTCAGCCGCTATGTCAGGCTCGAGCGCGAGCGCGTCGAGTCCGATCCGGCCGCCATGGACGCCCCGAAGCCGGAGGAGGGATCGGCGTATGACGAGGACGGTCCCGCCGACGACTACACGATGGAGCACGTGATGGAGGGGTACGCCGAGCCGGTGGGGTGA
- a CDS encoding GTPase, with product MARDKAGRDLGARLRALRQAAENARGRVDDDLVDDALAVVDRAGRRLEVSGDATVVALGGATGSGKSSTFNALSGTDLAVSGVRRPTTKRTLALSFGADAAEDLLDWLEIPNRHQAPAGKTSEAMSGLVLLDLPDHDSTEVSHRQEVDRLVELVDMLIWVVDPQKYADAALHDGYLKPLARYAPVMMVVLNQIDRLTPAERDRCLTDLRRLLDSEGLEQVEIAAISATTGEGVEQLRTRLRKRVAAKKTAAQRLVTDVDRVAERLAAATGSAPSEQVSKETAQRLNRALALAAGVPVVSEAVGKAWRHRGGIATGWPALAWIARFRPDPLRRLHLDRWGLGGKKKEIDPARVSRTSLPATTSVQQARVDSAIRDLADEAAQGLPRGWAQAVRDASRTHQAVLPDQLDRAIATTDLGLDRDHGWWTFVKVLQWLLIAVVVAGLGWLAVAFVMLYLQLPPLPEIRWWGLPAPTVLLVGGVLAGLLVALISRIGVEVGARRAERRARGALVSAIAGVTRERVVEPVNEELDRYDFVRTQLARALG from the coding sequence ATGGCGCGCGACAAGGCGGGTCGTGACCTCGGTGCCCGGTTGCGGGCCCTGCGGCAGGCCGCCGAAAATGCCCGCGGACGCGTCGATGACGATCTCGTCGACGATGCGCTGGCCGTGGTCGATCGGGCCGGCCGCCGACTCGAAGTGTCCGGTGATGCCACGGTGGTCGCGCTGGGCGGGGCAACCGGGTCCGGGAAGTCCTCGACGTTCAACGCGCTGTCCGGCACCGATCTGGCGGTCTCGGGCGTACGCCGGCCCACAACGAAACGCACCCTCGCGCTGAGCTTCGGGGCCGACGCCGCGGAGGACCTGCTCGACTGGCTCGAGATTCCCAATCGGCATCAGGCACCGGCGGGCAAGACGTCGGAAGCGATGAGCGGGTTGGTGCTGCTTGATCTGCCCGACCACGACTCCACCGAGGTGAGCCACCGGCAGGAGGTCGACCGGCTCGTCGAGCTGGTGGACATGCTGATCTGGGTGGTGGACCCGCAGAAGTACGCCGATGCGGCCCTCCATGACGGCTATCTCAAGCCTTTGGCGCGCTATGCGCCCGTCATGATGGTGGTCCTCAACCAGATCGACCGGCTGACTCCGGCGGAGCGAGACCGGTGCTTGACTGATCTGCGGCGGCTGTTGGACTCCGAGGGTCTCGAACAGGTCGAGATTGCCGCGATCAGTGCGACGACGGGGGAGGGCGTCGAGCAGCTGCGCACCCGTCTCCGCAAGCGGGTGGCGGCGAAGAAGACCGCCGCCCAGCGGCTGGTCACGGATGTCGATCGCGTGGCGGAGAGGCTCGCTGCGGCGACCGGGTCCGCGCCGTCGGAGCAGGTGTCGAAGGAGACCGCGCAGCGGCTCAACAGGGCGCTCGCATTGGCTGCGGGCGTACCCGTGGTGTCGGAGGCCGTCGGCAAAGCCTGGCGCCACCGCGGCGGCATCGCCACCGGCTGGCCCGCACTGGCCTGGATCGCGAGGTTCCGCCCGGATCCACTGCGCCGACTGCATCTCGATCGCTGGGGTTTGGGCGGCAAGAAGAAGGAGATCGATCCCGCGCGCGTGTCCCGGACCTCGTTGCCGGCGACCACATCGGTGCAGCAGGCGCGGGTGGATTCGGCGATCCGCGACCTCGCCGATGAGGCGGCCCAGGGCCTGCCGCGGGGCTGGGCGCAGGCCGTACGCGATGCGTCCCGGACCCACCAGGCCGTGCTGCCCGATCAGCTGGATCGCGCGATCGCCACGACTGATCTCGGACTGGATCGCGACCATGGCTGGTGGACGTTCGTCAAGGTGCTCCAGTGGCTGCTGATCGCTGTGGTCGTGGCCGGGTTGGGCTGGTTGGCGGTGGCGTTCGTGATGCTCTATCTGCAGCTTCCGCCGCTGCCCGAAATCCGCTGGTGGGGTCTGCCGGCCCCGACCGTGTTGTTGGTCGGCGGGGTGCTGGCCGGACTCCTCGTGGCCCTGATCTCCCGGATCGGGGTGGAGGTCGGGGCGCGGCGGGCCGAACGCCGGGCGAGGGGCGCGTTGGTGTCTGCCATCGCCGGCGTGACCCGCGAGCGGGTGGTCGAGCCCGTCAACGAGGAACTCGATCGCTATGACTTCGTTCGGACCCAACTGGCCCGGGCCCTGGGCTGA
- a CDS encoding serine hydrolase domain-containing protein, producing the protein MLPPFWTTAEDDVEDPIGRRRRIILTLVIGGIIGFLMAGVWGPGSTLGREMRGDALLGEKVHGHLRGNAGFRSLQVVEIDREGIREAGLGPDQGHWEAGTLTVTFLGHLLADAVSRGEVRADDTLATHLPELAGSPVGDLTLTEVATQRAGLPRQLPGESARSIPAALFGIDPYAGTTPEKLLTEARELSLENPGVYAHSQVGAALLGEALTRAARQPDWPTLARVRLFEPLGMRETTIATSRDLIPADAVPGHRPNGHRVRASASSGAAPAGCCTWTTAADLGRYAQALLSGQVPGASALEPVADGTAPSRVGYFWLVSPGPKEQTLTWHFGGTAGSSSFLALDRDAGRAVIVLSNTSQPVDRLGAGLIADDKPPAATPNPMDLLSALVLVAVVVWTVRRVLAATRRSQLVRAALDFASVVLLTALLADWVTVPGWFHGLALGVGAGALLLGLRRGRELPWATGHPKADRVQVIISAAVLMVVLVLIVV; encoded by the coding sequence ATGCTTCCACCCTTCTGGACCACAGCCGAGGACGATGTCGAGGACCCCATCGGGCGACGGCGCCGGATCATCCTCACCCTGGTGATCGGTGGAATCATCGGCTTCCTGATGGCGGGGGTCTGGGGGCCGGGATCGACCCTGGGTCGTGAAATGCGGGGCGACGCCCTCCTGGGCGAGAAGGTCCATGGCCACCTTCGGGGAAATGCGGGTTTTCGTTCGCTCCAAGTGGTCGAAATCGACCGGGAAGGGATCCGGGAGGCCGGGCTCGGTCCCGATCAGGGCCACTGGGAAGCCGGCACCCTCACCGTCACCTTCCTCGGTCACCTCCTTGCGGACGCGGTCTCCCGCGGCGAGGTCCGCGCCGACGACACCCTGGCTACCCATCTGCCCGAACTTGCCGGGTCACCGGTCGGCGACCTGACCTTGACGGAGGTGGCCACCCAGCGTGCCGGCCTGCCCCGGCAACTGCCCGGCGAGTCCGCCCGCTCGATTCCGGCTGCCCTGTTCGGAATCGATCCGTACGCCGGCACCACCCCGGAGAAGTTGCTCACCGAGGCCCGGGAGCTGTCCCTCGAGAACCCGGGTGTCTATGCCCACTCCCAGGTGGGGGCTGCGCTGCTGGGTGAGGCGCTCACCCGGGCCGCCCGGCAGCCCGACTGGCCGACTCTGGCGCGCGTGCGGCTCTTCGAGCCCCTGGGCATGCGGGAGACCACCATCGCCACGAGCCGGGATCTGATCCCGGCCGATGCGGTGCCCGGACACCGGCCCAACGGCCACCGCGTACGCGCATCCGCGTCTTCCGGGGCAGCGCCCGCCGGATGTTGCACCTGGACCACGGCTGCCGATCTCGGTCGTTATGCCCAGGCGTTGCTTTCCGGTCAGGTGCCCGGGGCCTCTGCGCTCGAACCGGTGGCCGACGGAACGGCGCCCTCGCGCGTGGGCTATTTCTGGCTCGTGTCGCCGGGTCCGAAGGAGCAGACCCTCACCTGGCATTTCGGGGGCACAGCCGGATCCAGCAGCTTCCTCGCTCTCGACCGGGACGCCGGCCGCGCCGTCATCGTGCTGAGCAATACCAGCCAGCCGGTCGACCGGCTCGGCGCCGGATTGATCGCCGATGACAAGCCTCCGGCCGCCACCCCCAATCCGATGGACCTGCTCAGCGCGCTGGTGCTCGTGGCTGTCGTTGTCTGGACTGTGCGGCGGGTGCTGGCGGCGACGCGGCGGTCGCAGCTGGTCAGGGCGGCCCTCGACTTCGCGTCCGTCGTGCTCCTCACGGCTCTGCTCGCGGACTGGGTGACAGTGCCGGGTTGGTTCCACGGGCTCGCCCTGGGCGTCGGGGCGGGGGCGCTGCTGCTCGGGCTCCGCCGGGGCCGGGAACTGCCGTGGGCGACGGGTCACCCGAAGGCTGACCGGGTCCAGGTCATCATCAGCGCGGCCGTCCTGATGGTGGTGCTGGTCTTGATAGTGGTCTGA